The DNA segment ATCTGTCAGGACGGCGATGACTACTACTGCGTCGAAGAAGACGGCACCGTGGTGCTTTGGCAGGCCGAAGAAGAACTGATTGCCGAAGAAACCTGGGAATCGGTGTGGCACTGGGCGCGGGACGTCTGGCTGGAAAGCTGATCGGCCAGCCGCCCCGGCAGCTTAGTGCCCTGACGACTCCTTGTGATTGTCGAGGGTTTCCAGCAACGCTACCTGCATCCGCGTGTGCACGCGGATGAACCAGCGCCAGAGCAGCGCCGCCACGGCGGCCGCGACCACGGCGATCAGCACCAGCAACTTGTTGGTTGGCAGGATACTGGCCGACAAGGCTGCCAGCAGCAGGAAAATCACCAGCAGCGAGAGAATCGGGATCACCTCGGCGATCACCCGACGCACTCGCTGCGTGTGCCGCCCGGCCATCTCCGGCTTGACGCCCATCTCCGCGAGCAACATCGACAGCGCCTTGAGCTTGCGATAAGCAGCGATCAGGAACGGCAGCGACACCAGCAACGCGCCGCCCCAGATCAGCGCCTTCTGCCAGCTCGGATCACCGATCCAGTCCTGCAGCCACACCGACAGGCGTTCGGCGAAGTAAGCCCCGGCGATGAAGATGGCAATCACCAGCGCCAGGTTGACCCCGACCTGCAACAGAATCCGCCGGATCATCGACGCCAGCATCGCGCCCTCGCCTTGCGGCTGGATGCTGCGCAGCCATTCACCGTACATGCCCAGCACCCGGCCGAGACGCTTGGGCATGGCCGCGGATAACTTGATCGACAGCGGATCGGCCGCGCGAATCAGATAAGGGGTCAGCAACGTGGTAATCACCGATACCGCCACGGCGACCGGGTAGAGAAAATGGCTGGTGACCTGCAAGGTCATGCCCAGCGCGGCGATGATGAAGGAAAATTCGCCGATCTGTGACAGGCCCATCCCCACGCGCAGTGAGGTACGTCCGTCATTGCCGGCGATAAACGCACCGAGGCCGCAGGACAACATCTTGCCCAGCACCACGGCCACGGTAATCACCGCGATCGGCCAGGCGTATTCGAGCAGGATCATCGGGTCGAGCATCAGGCCGATGGCAACGAAGAAGATTGCGCTGAACAGATCACGCACCGGCTCGACCAGCCGTTCGATCTTCAGCAGTTGCCGCGACTCGGCCATGATCGCGCCAATCAGGAAGGCGCCGAGGACCATGCTGTATTCGAGTTTGACTACCAGCAAGCAGAAGCCGAAACACAAGCCCAGCACGGTGATCAGCAGCATCTCGTTGCTGTCGAATTTCGCCACGTAGGCCAGCAGGCGCGGCACCAGCAGGATGCCGATGACCAGCGCAACGATCATGAACAGCGACAGCTTGCCGACGGTGGAAAACACTTCGCCGGAACTGACCGTGCCGCTGACCGCAATGCTCGACAGCAGCGCAATGATGCCGATGCCGAGGATGTCCTCGACGATCAGTACGCCGAAGATCAACTGCGCGAAGCGCTCGTTCTTCATCTTCAGATCATTGAGGGCTTTGACGATGATGGTGGTCGAGGAAATCGCCAGGATCGCGCCGAGGAACAGCGAGTCCATGGTGTTCCAGTCGAACCAGCGGCCGATTTCGTAACCGATCCAGATCATCAGGATGATTTCCAGAAACGCCGCGATAAACGCTGTGGCGCCGACCTTGAACAGCTTGCGCAGGCTGAACTCCAGCCCGAGGCAGAACATCAGGAAGATCACCCCCAGCTCGGCGAGGGTCTTGATGGTGTCTTCGTCGTGGATCAGGCC comes from the Pseudomonas granadensis genome and includes:
- a CDS encoding cation:proton antiporter is translated as MHAISFIQDLAVIMLVAGVVTVLFHRFKQPVVLGYIVAGFIIGPHTPPFGLIHDEDTIKTLAELGVIFLMFCLGLEFSLRKLFKVGATAFIAAFLEIILMIWIGYEIGRWFDWNTMDSLFLGAILAISSTTIIVKALNDLKMKNERFAQLIFGVLIVEDILGIGIIALLSSIAVSGTVSSGEVFSTVGKLSLFMIVALVIGILLVPRLLAYVAKFDSNEMLLITVLGLCFGFCLLVVKLEYSMVLGAFLIGAIMAESRQLLKIERLVEPVRDLFSAIFFVAIGLMLDPMILLEYAWPIAVITVAVVLGKMLSCGLGAFIAGNDGRTSLRVGMGLSQIGEFSFIIAALGMTLQVTSHFLYPVAVAVSVITTLLTPYLIRAADPLSIKLSAAMPKRLGRVLGMYGEWLRSIQPQGEGAMLASMIRRILLQVGVNLALVIAIFIAGAYFAERLSVWLQDWIGDPSWQKALIWGGALLVSLPFLIAAYRKLKALSMLLAEMGVKPEMAGRHTQRVRRVIAEVIPILSLLVIFLLLAALSASILPTNKLLVLIAVVAAAVAALLWRWFIRVHTRMQVALLETLDNHKESSGH